A genomic region of Rhipicephalus sanguineus isolate Rsan-2018 chromosome 3, BIME_Rsan_1.4, whole genome shotgun sequence contains the following coding sequences:
- the LOC119387544 gene encoding coiled-coil domain-containing protein 124-like produces the protein MPKKFGTNTKSAEARAKKEAVKIADKEKKIREAEEALWADDDKHIARKQQRKEERDKKKPEQLEKKAALKQMYDEEMNSIKSVKARVEKVTRADIAALAERQQKAQKDPQEMLLHEKPLEENINRVFVENEARTVDEAIAVLRQALIRSLTFFHLYCVQWYLNFTFPSFAMTCSLHFANRFGPGNIPIKIMY, from the exons ATGCCGAAAAAATTTGGCACCAACACGAAGTCAGCCGAAGCTCGCGCTAAAAAGGAAGCCGTCAAGATAGCTGACAAGGAGAAGAAAATAAGAGAAGCCGAGGAAGCCCTCTGGGCGGACGATGACAAGCACATAGCCAGGAAACAACAAAGGAAG GAGGAGAGAGACAAGAAGAAACCGGAGCAGCTCGAGAAGAAGGCGGCACTAAAGCAAATGTATGATGAAGAGATGAACAGCATCAAGTCCGTGAAAGCGCGAGTTGAGAAAGTCACAAGAGCAGACATTGCAGCCTTAGCCGAAAGGCAACAGA AGGCACAAAAGGACCCACAGGAGATGCTGCTGCATGAGAAGCCCTTAGAAGAAAATATCAACAGAGTCTTTGTCGAAAATGAAGCACGGACGGTTGATGAAGCAATTGCTGTGCTAAGGCAAGCTTTGATACGTTCTCTCACTTTCTTTCACCTGTACTGCGTACAGTGGTACCTCAATTTTACGTTCCCCAGTTTTGCGATGACCTGCAGTTTGCATTTTGCAAATCGGTTTGGTCCTGGCAACATCCCTAtaaaaataatgtattaa